The Gloeomargarita lithophora Alchichica-D10 genomic sequence TTTCGCAGGAATTTTGCTTTTGTAAACAGGGTTCCAAATTCCAGAGGGTGATTGACCCCTGGGTAGTGCCCGTAACCATCAGGTTGGCGCGGCGGCGGGGCACACTGACGCTGGTGATATAGTCATCCTGCCCCCCGACCCGGTAGGGTAAACGCTGGATCGCCTTGGGGTTGGGGTCGCTCCAGGGCCACAGTTGAATTTGGTTGTACCGCCCGACTACGGCCAGGGTTTGCTCCGAAGTACCCACCACGGCCAAGCCATACACGGCAAAATCAAATTGATGGCGAACTAGATTGGTGGTTAGGTTTTGGGAGGCGGTGGGACGGGATTCGGGGTTGGCATTCCATTGCCGGACGAGGCCACTGCCGTGGCCGCTAAACAGGTAACGGGAACTATTGGTATAGGCTAAAGCCAGGATGCGGTCGTCTTCCTGGGGGCTAAAGGCGGCGAAGGGGGTGGCGGAATCGGATAGTAAATCCCAGATTTGAATCCAGCCATTTTCTAACCCGGTGGCCAGCAGGTCCTCATCCGCTGGGCGCAACGCAAGGGTACGAACCGCCCGATTGGTGGTCGCTACGACCCCCAGGGGATGTAGGCGATTGCCCACCACTTGCCACCGGCGCACGGTCTGGTCATCCGCACCGCTGAGGGCGGATTCCCCCAGTCCATCCAAGGTGACCGCATTGACTGGGCCGGTATGGTACACCGGTTGTCTCAGCCCTAAAAAACCACTCAGTGCCAAAAGCAACAACAGCACCAGTTGGAGCCAAATCGGCAGTAGGGGTTTGACCCGCAGGGTAAGGGAATGCTCAGCCGTTTGTATTTTGACGGACGGCTCCGCCAGGGTTGCTGACACCTGCAGGGTGCGCGTGGAAGGCCAGCCCACCCAAGGCCGTTGCGCCCGCACCAGTAAGTGCAATTGCTGTTGTTCCCCCGGGCGTAGGGATAAATGCTCCGGTAGCCCTTCCCCGGTTACCCCCGGCGGGGAGGACACCACCAAGGCCAAATCCTGGTAGAGGTTGCTGGTGTTGGTGGTGGTCAAGGTATATTCTGCCGGGGGGGGCTTTTTACCGGGGAACCACACCCGTTTGGGCGGAAAAGCGGCCACCGCCGGATGGCTGGTCAGTTGCACAAACCCGGAGACCAAGACCTCCAGCACCCCGGTGGCCTCCAGCGGGGTGACATCCGGGTGAACCAGGGTGACCGTCAATGGATGGGCTTGGCTCAAGGCTTGCTCAATGCCTGGGAGTTGGCAACGAAATTCCGTCTCCAGGATGGCACCGCCCTCAGGATGCACCCACCGTTCCGCACCCCCCACCCACCAGTCCGGGGGCACACCGCTGATGGTCAACCGACCACTGAGGGGGTTCAGCCCCAGATTTGTCACCCGTACCGGCACCTCCAGCCTTTGCCCTGGGTAGGCTCGCAGTTGGGGCACGGGCAGTTCCAACCGCAATTGCCCCAAAACCATGGATTCCTGGACAAACAGGCGCACCACCTGCCGTTCTTCGGCACGCAACTCGATGGAAAACACCCGCACGGTCAGGTTCATTACCCCGGTAAACCCCGGCACCGGATTGTGGATCAGCCGCACCCCAAAGGTGGTGATGTCACCGGGGGGCTTTTTGGTGCTGATTTCGGGGGTCAACTGGTACCAGGCATGGGGGACATGGCCGGGGGTTTGCCCGGCGGCCTGGACTTCGACTTGAAAGCTGGCGAATTGCCGACTGGTATTCACCACCGTCAGGGTAAAATTCACCGGTGCCCCCCCTGGTCGGAACACCAAGTCGGTCTGGGACACCTGTATCCGCATCACCGTGGTAGCCATCCCAACCTAGACGGAACGATCGGTTGGGGGAACATCCTGGCGCAGAGCCGCCGCCTCTTGCAATAACCCTTGCCACCGTTGGGTTTGATTCCCCGTCAAGGGTTTACTCCGGGAACCTTCCAACTCCGCCTTGAGTTCCTGCATCCGACTGTGGAGATTTTCCTCCCGTTGATGGATCATCTCGGCCATGTCCCGAAACACCCGTGCCAATTCCCCCAGTTCATCCTGCCGTTGTACCAAATCCGCCAGCATCGCCGGGGTAAATTTATGGGTTTCAATCGCCTGCGCCGCTTGGCTGAGCAGCTCCACCGGGCGGGTCACCTGCCGCGCCAACCACCAACCAAAAAAGCCGCTGAATACCATCATGCCCAGACCCATGACCAGCACCACCCGCGCCCCCTGGCGGGCACCCTGAATCAAAGGCTCCTGGGGAATGATGGCCACGATCCACCACTTGATGGCACCGGAATTGTCCCCCAAACGGCTGGCTAAAACCAGATAGGTTTGGCCCGCCAAACGGGTGCTGACCTGGTTAATTTCATTTTCCCGTTCCGGGAGCATCAACTGGCGACCAAGAATGGCAGCGGAAGCCCGGATCAGGGGCGACGAACTTTGCTCCAGGGTCAGGAGATTTGGGTCGCTGGTGGCGGTTGGTTGGGCAGAACTCCCCAACAATTCCCCGGCTTCGTTGATAATGTAGGTCACCGACCCCGGCGCAATTTTCAGGGCGCGCAGATACTGATTCAACTCATCCAGGGGAATGGCCGCCCCCACCACCCCCCGGAATGCCCCGGGTTTTTGGTTCGGGGTCAAACGGGGAGAACGTTCATACACTGGCATCACCGGTTGTAGCACCGGCACCTTCAGGTAGGCAGAAACCACCACCGGCCCCCAGACCAAGCGCCCTGACTGTTTCGCCGCCTGATAGCCAGTGCGGGTGCGTTGATCCAGTTCAATCGGTTGGCCAAAGGGGGTGCGTTGACCGTTGGCATCCAGCCGATAGGGGACGACTTTCCCGCCGGTCTGAGCATTCCGCAGGCGCAGGATTAGCCCCCGGTCTTCCGTTTGCTCAAACCGAGTCAGATTCCCCGTCGTGTCCGCGTAGTAAACATTGCGTAACACCGTGTCTCCCTGGATCAAACTGTAGAGAATCTGTTCAACTTTCATGGGAAAGGTACGATCCAGGGGCAGTACCGCCAGTTCATTGGCAATGGTGTTCAAGGAATTTTCGACCGCATCAAAATAAGTCCGCAAGCTGTTCTGCACCCCCACGACGGTTTCCTCGGCCAACTGCTGCACGATGGTATCCGTGGTACGCCGGGTGTGGAGATAGACAAAGGCCACCGCCGCCGCCGTCACCGTGATGATGGGCAGAACCAAAAGGATCGAAGCCGTGCGTTTGAGCGAACCGGGCTTGAACATCAGCCATGACTCCCGGGGGTGATTACCTCCATTATGTCGTTTCCCCCTGCAACCCCTGGCGACAGCGATGCACGTGCCAGGCAAAATGTAGCAGATTCACCCCCAATTCCTGCGCCGCCCGAATGGTCTCCCGCTCCAGGGTATCATCGCCGCCCCACCCCTGGGACAGGGCACCGGTCACCAGCACCAGCCCCCCCCACTGGGACACCCGCAGGGGGCGTTTGCCCACGGACGGCCACGCCCCAAACGTAAAGGGTTGACAGCGCAGGGGATGCCCCCGACCCACGGTGCCAGAATTGGTGGGGGGCTGACCAAACAAGACCATTTTCACCGGCACAGTCAGGGCATCGTAGGCTTGGGTCAAACTGGCCTCCACCCCCCGCAATTCCTGGCTGAGTTTAATTGACAATTCCCGGGTTTCCGCCCGTTCGCGACTGGCCGCCACCGCTTCCAGCAATTCCGCCTGCATGGCTTGCAATTGGGCAATTTGGGGGCTATTGGCTTCCACCAGCACCACCCCGCCCCGGTGCAAATAGTCCCGAATTTGGCTCTGCGCCGCCGCCGGAAGCGTGGTCACCTGCGGGTGGGTGAGGTAAATCAAATCGTAGCGCAACAGGTCGGGGGTCACCAAACTCACCGGTAATAACCCCACCGGTTCCGCCACCCGCAGGGCTGGGTACAACCCCCGACAGGCGGTGAGCAATTCCCCCCAGGGCACGGGGCCATTGTCCAACTGAGCCACCCGCACCAGCGCTTGGGGTCGCAGTTGCGCCGGTACCCGAAACCGCACATCCAGGTGATTGGCCTCCGGGAATAGGGGCTGGGGAGGAATCTCCAAGCCATTGCTCCCCGCCGTCAGCACCACCCGACACAGTTCAATCTCCTCCGGGCTGGGGGGGACATTTTTTTCATCCACCCGAAAAGTCTCCTGGACAATATCCTGGGTAGGCGTGGTCACCAAACCCGCCGGGTCAACATAACGCAACACCAAATACACCGTCACCGCCTGCTCCTGATTCGGCACGGTGGTAATGCGAAAATCCAGCGGTTCCGGCACAATCACCGGATTCCCCAGCCCATCAATCCCCCAACCGGGATGAATCCGCACCCACCGCCGGTCCGCATACTCGGCGGCTACCTGGGGCGGCGGCGGAATCACCTGCACCCCTAGCCCCTGCACAATGCCGCCGGTGCATAACCCCTGGTAGTACAGATTTTGCCGTTGCCGCAAATACCCGTGGGCACACTGCCACCGCTGGGCATTCAGCAGTAACCCATCCCGCACCTCCAGCCGCTCCAAAGGCTTTAACCCATTAACTGGCTCCATTTCCCCCCTCCTGCCAGGACGTTATCTCCAAATCATAGGTACAAAAAGCGGGTTTTTCCTGGTCAATCACCGCCCGCACCAAATCCACATCCACCCGTTCCGGCGCATCGGCACGCAACCAAACCCGAAAATGATAGGGTCGCCCCGCCCCCAACACCGCCGTTTCCCCCACCACCGCCTCCCCCAAAATCAACCCCCGTTGGAAAAATTCCTGAATGCCAATGTGTTTCCGATATTCTTCCGATTCTTGTTCATCCAAGGGCAAACCCGTCGCCAGATGTAAAAATAACCGCAGCCCCCGACGGGTACCCCGCCATTGGTACAAAGAAAAGGCATTGTAAATCAACTGCCGCAAAACCTGAACTTCCAAACGCAAAGGACTCCGCCACCCCACCCAATGGCTGAGAAAAGGCAACCAACTCACCGGTGCCGTGCGGGGGTCAAGGTACGCCCACAACCCATCCAACATCTGCACATCCGGTTCAAACGTCTGCTCAAAAATTGCCAACAACCGCCCCAAAAAATCACTCTGGCGGTAAATTTTGGGTAAAAAATCCAAATAACGCGCCGGGGGACGCACGGACAATTCCAAGGGCAAAACCTCCAACAGCCGCCATTCCTGCTCCGGCAAACGGCCATAGATGTGCAGTACCCCACTAAAATCCAAGACCAAACTCGTCCCCGGGCGCAGCGCTTGCTGATCCTCCCAAAAATTCCCCGGCACCGCCACCACCAGCGACACCGGGCGCCGTTCCCCAGGAGCCAACACCCCCTCTGCCCCCAATAAAAAACACCAACCCCGGGGCACCTCCCCCACCAAACTCACCCCCAACTCCAGGGGGGCAGACCCCCGGTATTCCAACTGCAACGCCAATTCCTGCAACGCTCCCGCTGCCACCACCAAAGTCGCCTGCCGCCGGGGTTCCACCAGGGGCACCGCCGCCAATTCCCGCCCATACCCCTGGGACTGAAACGGGGTTAATGCCCCCACCATCGGTGCCAAACGTAACTGCAAAGTCGCCGTGTCCGGGGTAAAAGTCATAATTACAAAATTATTACATTAAGTTCACACTATGCTGGGAACGCACCTGGCTATCCTCCCAGGAGCAGATCAACCCCTGAGAGCCGGGGTCAACAAAGGGCACGGGCGGCAACCGTTGCCAGCCATTGACCCGCCGTTGGATGGGGAACAACCGCACCTCCCCCAGGTATAAAATCATGGGAATTTTTTGTAATACGCCCACCACATCCGCCGGATAGAGCGTCCGTCCCAGCGGCCAGCCCTGCCCCGCCATGCCCCCGGTCAAGGGATGCAAAAACTGGTACAACGCCGTGCGAATCTGCCGCAAAACCGGCTCCCTGGCCTCCACATGGCGATAGGCTTCCTGCAAGGCCACCTCCACCTGCACCGCCACCCCCACGAAATCCGCACTGCGGCAGGCCACCTGCACCCCTAGGAGTTTACGTTCCTG encodes the following:
- a CDS encoding phage tail protein — encoded protein: MTFTPDTATLQLRLAPMVGALTPFQSQGYGRELAAVPLVEPRRQATLVVAAGALQELALQLEYRGSAPLELGVSLVGEVPRGWCFLLGAEGVLAPGERRPVSLVVAVPGNFWEDQQALRPGTSLVLDFSGVLHIYGRLPEQEWRLLEVLPLELSVRPPARYLDFLPKIYRQSDFLGRLLAIFEQTFEPDVQMLDGLWAYLDPRTAPVSWLPFLSHWVGWRSPLRLEVQVLRQLIYNAFSLYQWRGTRRGLRLFLHLATGLPLDEQESEEYRKHIGIQEFFQRGLILGEAVVGETAVLGAGRPYHFRVWLRADAPERVDVDLVRAVIDQEKPAFCTYDLEITSWQEGGNGAS
- a CDS encoding cache domain-containing sensor histidine kinase; translation: MFKPGSLKRTASILLVLPIITVTAAAVAFVYLHTRRTTDTIVQQLAEETVVGVQNSLRTYFDAVENSLNTIANELAVLPLDRTFPMKVEQILYSLIQGDTVLRNVYYADTTGNLTRFEQTEDRGLILRLRNAQTGGKVVPYRLDANGQRTPFGQPIELDQRTRTGYQAAKQSGRLVWGPVVVSAYLKVPVLQPVMPVYERSPRLTPNQKPGAFRGVVGAAIPLDELNQYLRALKIAPGSVTYIINEAGELLGSSAQPTATSDPNLLTLEQSSSPLIRASAAILGRQLMLPERENEINQVSTRLAGQTYLVLASRLGDNSGAIKWWIVAIIPQEPLIQGARQGARVVLVMGLGMMVFSGFFGWWLARQVTRPVELLSQAAQAIETHKFTPAMLADLVQRQDELGELARVFRDMAEMIHQREENLHSRMQELKAELEGSRSKPLTGNQTQRWQGLLQEAAALRQDVPPTDRSV
- a CDS encoding DUF4159 domain-containing protein; this translates as MEPVNGLKPLERLEVRDGLLLNAQRWQCAHGYLRQRQNLYYQGLCTGGIVQGLGVQVIPPPPQVAAEYADRRWVRIHPGWGIDGLGNPVIVPEPLDFRITTVPNQEQAVTVYLVLRYVDPAGLVTTPTQDIVQETFRVDEKNVPPSPEEIELCRVVLTAGSNGLEIPPQPLFPEANHLDVRFRVPAQLRPQALVRVAQLDNGPVPWGELLTACRGLYPALRVAEPVGLLPVSLVTPDLLRYDLIYLTHPQVTTLPAAAQSQIRDYLHRGGVVLVEANSPQIAQLQAMQAELLEAVAASRERAETRELSIKLSQELRGVEASLTQAYDALTVPVKMVLFGQPPTNSGTVGRGHPLRCQPFTFGAWPSVGKRPLRVSQWGGLVLVTGALSQGWGGDDTLERETIRAAQELGVNLLHFAWHVHRCRQGLQGETT